In one Solanum dulcamara chromosome 1, daSolDulc1.2, whole genome shotgun sequence genomic region, the following are encoded:
- the LOC129903455 gene encoding uncharacterized protein LOC129903455 isoform X1: MPPEPLPWDRKDFFKERKHDRSELARWRETTPHHHYTSSRWLPDFRSRGSSGHGKQGSWHMYPEEPGHGFMPSRSNEKIVEDESCRQSRGDGGKYGKNSRENRSSGQRDWRGGHSWEAASASGSARQNDATNDQRSLDVVVPHSLSHPHSEHVNTCDQSHPREQHNKSGSGNRTASTGQRFERESSLGSVEWRPLKWTRSGSLSSRGSLSHSGSSKSMGVDSNETKPELQLGNSKAVQDATVCVTSAAPSEETTSRKKPRLGWGEGLAKYEKKKVEGPEDNAVKVGASISGDSVEPGHSQPLNLLDRSPRVTVFPDCPSPATPSSVACSSSPGLEDKQLVKATNIDQDVGNLCGSPSVVSQYYSEGSGFNLENWDLAQISNLNSSINELLQSEDPSFVDSGFMRSTAVNKLLVWKSDITKALEKTEVEIDSLENELKTLISGPENIQLVPSAPCFPPKDCYANSHEDQGTTSNIASKPVPLLVDIPDDLIGEEEVIIHGNEQIEVKVEDIDSPGSATSKFVELPSEKNVEPVDAMKHDGMLISDDSKSRRLNVNMCSFTEEKAKSRSLDVKLCNFNEEKARDTLACWESSQPTASYSHSVSNDSLNCGEDALYNLILASNKDSAQRAFEVFKNLLPASKCSFDFSRAVRGSSLQIDPAVKERFVKRKQFQQFKEKIIALKYRVHQHLWKEDIRMLSVRRFRAKSQKKFDFSLRPVQTGHQKHRSTVRSRFFTTVGSLSLVPSSEILNFASRLLSELGAKVYRNTLRMPALILDQKERMMSRFISKNSLVEDPCAVEEERGLINPWTSKEREIFIDKLATFGKDFKMIASFLDHKTTADCIEFYYKNHKSDCFDRTRRKPDYSKQAKVCSANTYLVASSGKRWNREANSVSLDILGAASAIAANEEDSIEIQPKGTSKYTVRMVNEYKTSRLNELERSNSLDVCHSERETVAADVLAGICGSLSSEAMSSCITSSVDPGEGNQEAKHQKVGSSTRLPRTPEVIQSGDDETCSDESCGEMDPTDWTDEEKSTFIQAVSAYGKDFVMVSRCVGTRSRDQCKIFFSKARKCLGLDKILPGSGNLERQDVNGGSDPDACVMETKLLCNEKSSSMLEDVSDLCMKAGILKPDLTSSDDKDGAGELDSVDTELMSKNSVQVNCHVDKQEVEFNRDCEIQIGVCIGNGRGDENMVTVSREGVEIDGDALENGLPDIPSPNEVSAKNLGEKVRGVVSSPEHDSKDRKAEIAEVSRSNCSLEDRKSNMVLSVNNSRLAAARGGGLCPLNGSRNMSHLESDSDCKLDVNRLESNISVPRKQMSEASNAEILSELELENVGDKQCENATQSAEQPLPSTSQLTQVESCQILGSYLLGESALTENGDPGRRASAALQEIQVGRNLQFDTFSTTGCFLQKCNGTIRGGCSVSDLLISNREQTGGSSNVEKPCRNGDVKLFGQILSKPCPKANPSSSAQRCDGSNQQLNVSSDSFTASHSLEGNSATAKFERNNFLGSENHPVRSFGFWDGNRIQTGFSSLPDSAILLAKYPAAFGNYAISSTKMEQPTLHGVVKTTERNLNSPPVFAGRDSSSNNGVAAADYQVYRNRDVQPFTIEMKQRQDAVFSEMQRRNGFDVMQQQARGVVVGRGGILQCTAVSDPVAAIKMHYAKSEQFSGQAASIIREDDSWRSKGDVSR; the protein is encoded by the exons ATGCCGCCAGAGCCATTGCCTTGGGATCGGAAAGACTTCTTCAAGGAGAGGAAGCACGATCGGTCGGAACTCGCACGGTGGAGGGAGACTACACCGCACCACCACTACACTTCTTCTCGCTGGCTTCCTGATTTTCGTTCCAGAGGCAGTTCTG GTCATGGTAAGCAGGGTAGTTGGCACATGTATCCTGAAGAACCCGGACATGGTTTTATGCCTTCTCGTTCTAATGAAAAGATTGTTGAAGATGAGAGCTGTCGGCAGTCTCGTGGAGATGGTGGGAAGTATGGAAAGAATAGCAGGGAAAATAGGTCCTCTGGTCAGAGGGATTGGAGAGGTGGTCACTCTTGGGAAGCTGCATCCGCCAGTGGTTCTGCAAGACAAAATGATGCTACAAATGATCAGAGGTCACTGGATGTTGTGGTGCCTCACAGTCTTTCCCATCCTCATTCTGAGCATGTTAACACATGTGATCAATCTCACCCTAGAGAGCAGCACAATAAGAGTGGTAGTGGTAACAGAACAGCAAGCACGGGGCAAAGATTTGAGAGGGAGAGCTCGCTAGGGTCAGTCGAATGGAGGCCACTGAAATGGACTCGGTCTGGAAGCTTATCATCAAGGGGATCATTAAGTCATTCTGGTAGCTCGAAAAGCATGGGAGTGGATTCTAATGAGACAAAGCCTGAGTTGCAGCTTGGAAACTCAAAAGCTGTTCAAGATGCAACTGTTTGTGTAACTTCTGCTGCCCCTTCTGAAGAGACAACTTCCAGGAAGAAGCCGCGTTTGGGTTGGGGAGAAGGACTGGCCAAGTATGAGAAGAAGAAAGTTGAAGGCCCTGAGGATAATGCTGTTAAGGTGGGAGCTTCTATCTCTGGTGATAGTGTGGAACCTGGTCATTCTCAGCCCTTGAACCTGTTAGATAGAAGCCCAAGAGTTACTGTTTTTCCGGATTGTCCCTCTCCTGCCACACCTTCATCAGTTGCTTGTAGTTCTTCGCCAG GTCTTGAGGATAAACAACTAGTCAAGGCAACAAATATTGATCAGGATGTTGGTAATTTATGTGGCTCACCCAGTGTTGTCTCCCAGTATTACTCTGAGGGATCTGGTTTTAACTTAGAGAATTGGGATCTTGCTCAAATTTCCAATTTGAACTCTTCAATCAATGAATTGCTACAATCAGAGGACCCAAGTTTTGTGGACTCTGGTTTTATGAGATCAACTGCAGTTAACAAGTTGTTAGTGTGGAAGAGTGATATTACTAAGGCCCTGGAAAAAACTGAAGTTGAGATTGATTCACTTGAGAATGAACTGAAGACATTGATCTCTGGACCTGAAAATATCCAGCTTGTTCCATCTGCTCCCTGTTTTCCACCAAAAGATTGCTACGCAAATTCTCATGAAGATCAAGGCACTACTTCTAATATAGCTTCTAAACCTGTTCCTTTGCTAGTTGATATACCAGACGATTTGATTGGAGAGGAAGAGGTTATTATACATGGTAATGAGCAGATTGAGGTGAAAGTAGAGGACATTGATAGCCCTGGTAGTGCAACTTCAAAGTTTGTTGAATTGCCCTCAGAGAAAAATGTGGAACCTGTTGATGCCATGAAACATGATGGAATGCTGATTTCAGATGACAGTAAGTCCAGAAGATTGAATGTCAACATGTGCAGTTTCACTGAAGAGAAGGCTAAGTCTAGAAGTTTAGATGTAAAGCTATGCAATTTCAATGAGGAAAAAGCAAGGGACACACTTGCTTGCTGGGAGAGCTCCCAGCCAACTGCCAGCTATTCTCACTCCGTTTCTAATGACAGTTTGAATTGTGGAGAAGATGCTTTATATAATTTGATATTAGCTTCCAACAAAGATTCTGCACAGAGAGCATTTGAAGTATTTAAGAACCTACTGCCTGCCAGCAAATGCAGTTTTGATTTTTCAAGAGCCGTCAGAGGATCTTCCTTACAAATTGATCCTGCGGTGAAGGAAAGGTTTGTTAAGAGGAAGCAGTTTCAACAGTTCAAAGAAAAGATAATTGCCTTAAAGTATAGGGTACATCAACATCTTTGGAAGGAAGATATTCGCATGCTTTCCGTTAGGAGGTTTCGTGCAAAGTCTCAGAAAAAGTTTGACTTCAGCCTGCGCCCTGTGCAGACAGGACATCAAAAACACCGTTCTACAGTTCGTTCACGATTTTTTACTACTG TTGGAAGCTTAAGTCTGGTACCCTCATCAGAAATATTGAACTTTGCAAGCAGGCTACTCTCAGAACTTGGGGCAAAGGTCTACAGGAACACATTAAGGATGCCTGCTTTAATTTTAGATCAGAAGGAGAGGATGATGTCAAGGTTCATTTCAAAGAATAGTCTGGTGGAAGATCCCTGTGCTGTCGAGGAAGAAAGGGGTCTGATCAATCCATGGACATCTAAGGAGAGAGAAATCTTTATTGACAAGCTTGCTACCTTTGGGAAAGACTTCAAGATGATAGCTTCTTTTCTTGATCACAAAACAACTGCTGATTGCATAGAGTTCTATTACAAGAATCACAAATCAGATTGTTTTGATAGAACAAGGAGGAAACCAGATTATTCTAAACAAGCAAAAGTTTGTTCTGCAAATACCTACCTTGTTGCTTCTTCTGGGAAAAGATGGAACCGTGAAGCGAATTCTGTTTCTCTCGATATCTTAGGTGCTGCATCAGCAATTGCAGCTAATGAGGAGGATAGTATTGAAATTCAGCCAAAGGGTACGTCAAAGTACACTGTTCGAATGGTCAATGAGTACAAGACGTCCAGACTCAATGAGTTGGAGAGGTCAAACAGTCTTGATGTATGTCATAGTGAACGAGAAACAGTGGCTGCTGATGTTTTGGCTGGTATCTGTGGATCCTTATCATCAGAAGCTATGAGTTCTTGCATTACAAGTTCAGTTGATCCTGGTGAAGGGAACCAGGAAGCGAAGCACCAGAAAGTGGGTTCCTCGACCAGATTGCCCCGGACTCCAGAGGTTATCCAGAGTGGTGATGATGAAACCTGTTCAGATGAGAGCTGTGGGGAGATGGATCCTACTGATTGGACAGATGAAGAGAAATCAACCTTCATCCAAGCTGTGTCCGCTTATGGAAAAGATTTTGTTATGGTCTCAAGATGTGTTGGAACGAGATCCCGTGATCAGTGCAAGATCTTCTTTAGCAAGGCTAGGAAGTGTCTTGGACTAGATAAGATTCTTCCTGGATCTGGCAATTTGGAGAGGCAGGATGTTAATGGTGGAAGTGATCCTGATGCTTGTGTCATGGAGACTAAGCTGTTGTGTAATGAAAAATCAAGTTCGATGTTGGAAGATGTATCTGATTTATGTATGAAGGCGGGGATTTTAAAGCCTGATTTAACCAGTTCTGATGACAAAGATGGGGCTGGAGAACTGGATTCCGTAGATACTGAACTTATGTCTAAGAATTCAGTTCAGGTAAACTGTCATGTAGATAAGCAAGAGGTGGAATTTAACAGGGACTGTGAGATTCAGATTGGTGTTTGTATTGGAAATGGTCGAGGGGATGAGAATATGGTTACAGTTTCTCGGGAAGGTGTTGAAATTGATGGAGATGCCTTGGAGAATGGCCTGCCTGACATACCGTCTCCCAATGAAGTTTCTGCCAAGAATTTAGGGGAAAAAGTCAGGGGGGTAGTTTCTTCTCCTGAACATGATTCGAAAGATAGAAAAGCAGAAATAGCTGAAGTAAGTAGGTCAAACTGCTCTTTGGAAGATAGAAAGTCCAATATGGTGTTATCTGTGAATAATTCTCGTCTTGCTGCTGCTAGGGGAGGTGGATTGTGTCCTCTCAATGGATCCCGAAATATGTCTCATTTAGAATCTGATTCTGATTGTAAGCTAGATGTGAATCGCTTGGAAAGCAATATTTCAGTTCCGAGGAAACAGATGTCTGAAGCTTCTAATGCTGAAATTTTATCAGAACTGGAACTTGAGAATGTTGGAGATAAGCAGTGTGAGAATGCTACTCAGTCAGCTGAGCAGCCCTTGCCTAGCACTTCACAGTTAACACAGGTTGAATCCTGCCAGATTCTTGGCAGCTATTTATTGGGGGAGTCGGCTCTCACGGAGAATGGAGATCCTGGCCGCAGAGCTTCAGCTGCATTGCAAGAAATCCAGGTGGGTAGGAATCTACAATTTGATACATTTTCTACAACTGGTTGCTTTCTCCAGAAGTGCAATGGTACAATTCGTGGTGGTTGTTCTGTTTCTGATCTTCTGATTTCCAACCGAGAGCAGACAGGAGGTTCATCAAATGTGGAGAAACCCTGTAGGAATGGTGATGTGAAATTGTTCGGACAGATTCTCAGTAAACCATGCCCTAAGGCAAATCCCAGTTCCAGTGCACAGCGGTGTGATGGTAGCAATCAACAGTTGAATGTCAGTAGCGATTCCTTTACTGCAAGTCATAGTTTAGAAGGCAATTCAGCCACTGCCAAATTCGAGCGAAATAACTTCCTGGGTTCTGAGAATCATCCAGTGAGGAGTTTTGGTTTTTGGGATGGGAATAGAATACAGACAGGGTTTTCTTCGTTGCCTGATTCTGCTATCCTGCTGGCTAAATATCCTGCGGCATTTGGTAATTATGCAATATCTTCCACCAAAATGGAGCAGCCTACTTTGCATGGTGTTGTGAAGACCACTGAGCGGAATTTGAACAGTCCTCCTGTGTTTGCAGGAAGAGATtcaagtagcaacaatggagtAGCAGCAGCAGATTATCAAGTGTACAGAAATCGAGATGTGCAGCCTTTTACTATAGAGATGAAACAGAGGCAAGATGCGGTGTTCTCTGAGATGCAAAGAAGAAATGGGTTTGATGTTATGCAGCAACAAGCAAGGGGGGTGGTTGTTGGAAGAGGAGGGATTCTGCAGTGTACTGCTGTCTCAGATCCGGTGGCTGCCATCAAAATGCATTATGCCAAATCTGAACAATTTAGTGGGCAGGCGGCAAGTATCATCAGAGAGGATGATTCTTGGAGAAGTAAAGGGGATGTAAGCAGGTAG
- the LOC129903455 gene encoding uncharacterized protein LOC129903455 isoform X2: MPPEPLPWDRKDFFKERKHDRSELARWRETTPHHHYTSSRWLPDFRSRGSSGHGKQGSWHMYPEEPGHGFMPSRSNEKIVEDESCRQSRGDGGKYGKNSRENRSSGQRDWRGGHSWEAASASGSARQNDATNDQRSLDVVVPHSLSHPHSEHVNTCDQSHPREQHNKSGSGNRTASTGQRFERESSLGSVEWRPLKWTRSGSLSSRGSLSHSGSSKSMGVDSNETKPELQLGNSKAVQDATVCVTSAAPSEETTSRKKPRLGWGEGLAKYEKKKVEGPEDNAVKVGASISGDSVEPGHSQPLNLLDRSPRVTVFPDCPSPATPSSVACSSSPGLEDKQLVKATNIDQDVGNLCGSPSVVSQYYSEGSGFNLENWDLAQISNLNSSINELLQSEDPSFVDSGFMRSTAVNKLLVWKSDITKALEKTEVEIDSLENELKTLISGPENIQLVPSAPCFPPKDCYANSHEDQGTTSNIASKPVPLLVDIPDDLIGEEEVIIHGNEQIEVKVEDIDSPGSATSKFVELPSEKNVEPVDAMKHDGMLISDDSKSRRLNVNMCSFTEEKAKSRSLDVKLCNFNEEKARDTLACWESSQPTASYSHSVSNDSLNCGEDALYNLILASNKDSAQRAFEVFKNLLPASKCSFDFSRAVRGSSLQIDPAVKERFVKRKQFQQFKEKIIALKYRVHQHLWKEDIRMLSVRRFRAKSQKKFDFSLRPVQTGHQKHRSTVRSRFFTTVGSLSLVPSSEILNFASRLLSELGAKVYRNTLRMPALILDQKERMMSRFISKNSLVEDPCAVEEERGLINPWTSKEREIFIDKLATFGKDFKMIASFLDHKTTADCIEFYYKNHKSDCFDRTRRKPDYSKQAKVCSANTYLVASSGKRWNREANSVSLDILGAASAIAANEEDSIEIQPKGTSKYTVRMVNEYKTSRLNELERSNSLDVCHSERETVAADVLAGICGSLSSEAMSSCITSSVDPGEGNQEAKHQKVGSSTRLPRTPEVIQSGDDETCSDESCGEMDPTDWTDEEKSTFIQAVSAYGKDFVMVSRCVGTRSRDQCKIFFSKARKCLGLDKILPGSGNLERQDVNGGSDPDACVMETKLLCNEKSSSMLEDVSDLCMKAGILKPDLTSSDDKDGAGELDSVDTELMSKNSVQVNCHVDKQEVEFNRDCEIQIGVCIGNGRGDENMVTVSREGVEIDGDALENGLPDIPSPNEVSAKNLGEKVRGVVSSPEHDSKDRKAEIAEVSRSNCSLEDRKSNMVLSVNNSRLAAARGGGLCPLNGSRNMSHLESDSDCKLDVNRLESNISVPRKQMSEASNAEILSELELENVGDKQCENATQSAEQPLPSTSQLTQVESCQILGSYLLGESALTENGDPGRRASAALQEIQVGRNLQFDTFSTTGCFLQKCNGTIRGGCSVSDLLISNREQTGGSSNVEKPCRNGDVKLFGQILSKPCPKANPSSSAQRCDGSNQQLNVSSDSFTASHSLEGNSATAKFERNNFLGSENHPVRSFGFWDGNRIQTGFSSLPDSAILLAKYPAAFGRDSSSNNGVAAADYQVYRNRDVQPFTIEMKQRQDAVFSEMQRRNGFDVMQQQARGVVVGRGGILQCTAVSDPVAAIKMHYAKSEQFSGQAASIIREDDSWRSKGDVSR; the protein is encoded by the exons ATGCCGCCAGAGCCATTGCCTTGGGATCGGAAAGACTTCTTCAAGGAGAGGAAGCACGATCGGTCGGAACTCGCACGGTGGAGGGAGACTACACCGCACCACCACTACACTTCTTCTCGCTGGCTTCCTGATTTTCGTTCCAGAGGCAGTTCTG GTCATGGTAAGCAGGGTAGTTGGCACATGTATCCTGAAGAACCCGGACATGGTTTTATGCCTTCTCGTTCTAATGAAAAGATTGTTGAAGATGAGAGCTGTCGGCAGTCTCGTGGAGATGGTGGGAAGTATGGAAAGAATAGCAGGGAAAATAGGTCCTCTGGTCAGAGGGATTGGAGAGGTGGTCACTCTTGGGAAGCTGCATCCGCCAGTGGTTCTGCAAGACAAAATGATGCTACAAATGATCAGAGGTCACTGGATGTTGTGGTGCCTCACAGTCTTTCCCATCCTCATTCTGAGCATGTTAACACATGTGATCAATCTCACCCTAGAGAGCAGCACAATAAGAGTGGTAGTGGTAACAGAACAGCAAGCACGGGGCAAAGATTTGAGAGGGAGAGCTCGCTAGGGTCAGTCGAATGGAGGCCACTGAAATGGACTCGGTCTGGAAGCTTATCATCAAGGGGATCATTAAGTCATTCTGGTAGCTCGAAAAGCATGGGAGTGGATTCTAATGAGACAAAGCCTGAGTTGCAGCTTGGAAACTCAAAAGCTGTTCAAGATGCAACTGTTTGTGTAACTTCTGCTGCCCCTTCTGAAGAGACAACTTCCAGGAAGAAGCCGCGTTTGGGTTGGGGAGAAGGACTGGCCAAGTATGAGAAGAAGAAAGTTGAAGGCCCTGAGGATAATGCTGTTAAGGTGGGAGCTTCTATCTCTGGTGATAGTGTGGAACCTGGTCATTCTCAGCCCTTGAACCTGTTAGATAGAAGCCCAAGAGTTACTGTTTTTCCGGATTGTCCCTCTCCTGCCACACCTTCATCAGTTGCTTGTAGTTCTTCGCCAG GTCTTGAGGATAAACAACTAGTCAAGGCAACAAATATTGATCAGGATGTTGGTAATTTATGTGGCTCACCCAGTGTTGTCTCCCAGTATTACTCTGAGGGATCTGGTTTTAACTTAGAGAATTGGGATCTTGCTCAAATTTCCAATTTGAACTCTTCAATCAATGAATTGCTACAATCAGAGGACCCAAGTTTTGTGGACTCTGGTTTTATGAGATCAACTGCAGTTAACAAGTTGTTAGTGTGGAAGAGTGATATTACTAAGGCCCTGGAAAAAACTGAAGTTGAGATTGATTCACTTGAGAATGAACTGAAGACATTGATCTCTGGACCTGAAAATATCCAGCTTGTTCCATCTGCTCCCTGTTTTCCACCAAAAGATTGCTACGCAAATTCTCATGAAGATCAAGGCACTACTTCTAATATAGCTTCTAAACCTGTTCCTTTGCTAGTTGATATACCAGACGATTTGATTGGAGAGGAAGAGGTTATTATACATGGTAATGAGCAGATTGAGGTGAAAGTAGAGGACATTGATAGCCCTGGTAGTGCAACTTCAAAGTTTGTTGAATTGCCCTCAGAGAAAAATGTGGAACCTGTTGATGCCATGAAACATGATGGAATGCTGATTTCAGATGACAGTAAGTCCAGAAGATTGAATGTCAACATGTGCAGTTTCACTGAAGAGAAGGCTAAGTCTAGAAGTTTAGATGTAAAGCTATGCAATTTCAATGAGGAAAAAGCAAGGGACACACTTGCTTGCTGGGAGAGCTCCCAGCCAACTGCCAGCTATTCTCACTCCGTTTCTAATGACAGTTTGAATTGTGGAGAAGATGCTTTATATAATTTGATATTAGCTTCCAACAAAGATTCTGCACAGAGAGCATTTGAAGTATTTAAGAACCTACTGCCTGCCAGCAAATGCAGTTTTGATTTTTCAAGAGCCGTCAGAGGATCTTCCTTACAAATTGATCCTGCGGTGAAGGAAAGGTTTGTTAAGAGGAAGCAGTTTCAACAGTTCAAAGAAAAGATAATTGCCTTAAAGTATAGGGTACATCAACATCTTTGGAAGGAAGATATTCGCATGCTTTCCGTTAGGAGGTTTCGTGCAAAGTCTCAGAAAAAGTTTGACTTCAGCCTGCGCCCTGTGCAGACAGGACATCAAAAACACCGTTCTACAGTTCGTTCACGATTTTTTACTACTG TTGGAAGCTTAAGTCTGGTACCCTCATCAGAAATATTGAACTTTGCAAGCAGGCTACTCTCAGAACTTGGGGCAAAGGTCTACAGGAACACATTAAGGATGCCTGCTTTAATTTTAGATCAGAAGGAGAGGATGATGTCAAGGTTCATTTCAAAGAATAGTCTGGTGGAAGATCCCTGTGCTGTCGAGGAAGAAAGGGGTCTGATCAATCCATGGACATCTAAGGAGAGAGAAATCTTTATTGACAAGCTTGCTACCTTTGGGAAAGACTTCAAGATGATAGCTTCTTTTCTTGATCACAAAACAACTGCTGATTGCATAGAGTTCTATTACAAGAATCACAAATCAGATTGTTTTGATAGAACAAGGAGGAAACCAGATTATTCTAAACAAGCAAAAGTTTGTTCTGCAAATACCTACCTTGTTGCTTCTTCTGGGAAAAGATGGAACCGTGAAGCGAATTCTGTTTCTCTCGATATCTTAGGTGCTGCATCAGCAATTGCAGCTAATGAGGAGGATAGTATTGAAATTCAGCCAAAGGGTACGTCAAAGTACACTGTTCGAATGGTCAATGAGTACAAGACGTCCAGACTCAATGAGTTGGAGAGGTCAAACAGTCTTGATGTATGTCATAGTGAACGAGAAACAGTGGCTGCTGATGTTTTGGCTGGTATCTGTGGATCCTTATCATCAGAAGCTATGAGTTCTTGCATTACAAGTTCAGTTGATCCTGGTGAAGGGAACCAGGAAGCGAAGCACCAGAAAGTGGGTTCCTCGACCAGATTGCCCCGGACTCCAGAGGTTATCCAGAGTGGTGATGATGAAACCTGTTCAGATGAGAGCTGTGGGGAGATGGATCCTACTGATTGGACAGATGAAGAGAAATCAACCTTCATCCAAGCTGTGTCCGCTTATGGAAAAGATTTTGTTATGGTCTCAAGATGTGTTGGAACGAGATCCCGTGATCAGTGCAAGATCTTCTTTAGCAAGGCTAGGAAGTGTCTTGGACTAGATAAGATTCTTCCTGGATCTGGCAATTTGGAGAGGCAGGATGTTAATGGTGGAAGTGATCCTGATGCTTGTGTCATGGAGACTAAGCTGTTGTGTAATGAAAAATCAAGTTCGATGTTGGAAGATGTATCTGATTTATGTATGAAGGCGGGGATTTTAAAGCCTGATTTAACCAGTTCTGATGACAAAGATGGGGCTGGAGAACTGGATTCCGTAGATACTGAACTTATGTCTAAGAATTCAGTTCAGGTAAACTGTCATGTAGATAAGCAAGAGGTGGAATTTAACAGGGACTGTGAGATTCAGATTGGTGTTTGTATTGGAAATGGTCGAGGGGATGAGAATATGGTTACAGTTTCTCGGGAAGGTGTTGAAATTGATGGAGATGCCTTGGAGAATGGCCTGCCTGACATACCGTCTCCCAATGAAGTTTCTGCCAAGAATTTAGGGGAAAAAGTCAGGGGGGTAGTTTCTTCTCCTGAACATGATTCGAAAGATAGAAAAGCAGAAATAGCTGAAGTAAGTAGGTCAAACTGCTCTTTGGAAGATAGAAAGTCCAATATGGTGTTATCTGTGAATAATTCTCGTCTTGCTGCTGCTAGGGGAGGTGGATTGTGTCCTCTCAATGGATCCCGAAATATGTCTCATTTAGAATCTGATTCTGATTGTAAGCTAGATGTGAATCGCTTGGAAAGCAATATTTCAGTTCCGAGGAAACAGATGTCTGAAGCTTCTAATGCTGAAATTTTATCAGAACTGGAACTTGAGAATGTTGGAGATAAGCAGTGTGAGAATGCTACTCAGTCAGCTGAGCAGCCCTTGCCTAGCACTTCACAGTTAACACAGGTTGAATCCTGCCAGATTCTTGGCAGCTATTTATTGGGGGAGTCGGCTCTCACGGAGAATGGAGATCCTGGCCGCAGAGCTTCAGCTGCATTGCAAGAAATCCAGGTGGGTAGGAATCTACAATTTGATACATTTTCTACAACTGGTTGCTTTCTCCAGAAGTGCAATGGTACAATTCGTGGTGGTTGTTCTGTTTCTGATCTTCTGATTTCCAACCGAGAGCAGACAGGAGGTTCATCAAATGTGGAGAAACCCTGTAGGAATGGTGATGTGAAATTGTTCGGACAGATTCTCAGTAAACCATGCCCTAAGGCAAATCCCAGTTCCAGTGCACAGCGGTGTGATGGTAGCAATCAACAGTTGAATGTCAGTAGCGATTCCTTTACTGCAAGTCATAGTTTAGAAGGCAATTCAGCCACTGCCAAATTCGAGCGAAATAACTTCCTGGGTTCTGAGAATCATCCAGTGAGGAGTTTTGGTTTTTGGGATGGGAATAGAATACAGACAGGGTTTTCTTCGTTGCCTGATTCTGCTATCCTGCTGGCTAAATATCCTGCGGCATTTG GAAGAGATtcaagtagcaacaatggagtAGCAGCAGCAGATTATCAAGTGTACAGAAATCGAGATGTGCAGCCTTTTACTATAGAGATGAAACAGAGGCAAGATGCGGTGTTCTCTGAGATGCAAAGAAGAAATGGGTTTGATGTTATGCAGCAACAAGCAAGGGGGGTGGTTGTTGGAAGAGGAGGGATTCTGCAGTGTACTGCTGTCTCAGATCCGGTGGCTGCCATCAAAATGCATTATGCCAAATCTGAACAATTTAGTGGGCAGGCGGCAAGTATCATCAGAGAGGATGATTCTTGGAGAAGTAAAGGGGATGTAAGCAGGTAG